GGTGGGCCGCCTGACCATGGACTGGGACGCCCAGCCCCGTTCGGCGGGTGGCGGTCCTCGCCTGGAGCCGGCGCTGCGGGCCAGGGCGGCCAAGGACCGGATCGCGGCGGCCCTGGCGGCGGTGGGGCCGGGCCTGCGGGAGATCCTGGAACGGGTGTGCCTGGCCGAGACGGCGCTGCAGGTGGCGGAGCGCGAACTGGGCCTGCCCCGGCGCGCGGGGAAGACAGTGCTGAAGTTGGCGCTGCAGCGGCTGGCGATACACTACCGGATGGTTTGATTTTTAGAACCGTCCCTCCCCCTTGCGGGGAGGGTGGCCTCCGAAGGAGGTCGGGTGGGGTTTGCTGAATCAGCAGACCCCACCCACCAGCTTCGCTGGTCCCCCCTCCCCATGAAGGGGAGGGAAGAGCCAAGAACTGAGAAGCTCTGGCTGAGACCTAGTGCTTCAGCGACTGCTTGATGTCGCGCATCTGGTCGTGGCCGGACTTGACCGAGGTCCAGGCCTTTTCGATCGCGGCGCGGGTCTGGGCGTCGACGTCGGTGTCCTGCAGGGCCTTTTCGAACTTGGCCTTGATGTGGTCTTCGCCGGCTTCGACCTCGTTGACCACGGCGTCGTCGCCCTTGGTCAGGCTGTCCTTCAGGTTCACGAACACGCGGTGGGCGGCGGCCAGGATGGTGCCGTCGTCCTTGGGCTCGCCGCCCAGACGGCGGACTTCGCCCTGCAGGTCCGAGGCCACCGAGCGGCGCTCCTGGGCGCGCTGGGTGAACAGGGTCTTGAAGCGGGCGCCGTCGGCGTCCTTGGCGGCTTCGGCATAGCCGTCGGCGCTGTCGATGGTGGTCTCGACCAGGCTGTTGACGAGCTTGATGTGGTCTTCGTTGGTATGGGCCATGGGAGGCTCTCCGATGTTGGGGAACGGCCTAACGCGGGGCGTCGGCGAAAGGTTCGAAGCGCGGCCTTACTTGGCCAGCTTGGAACCCAGGAAGCTCCAGGCGGTGGTGGCTGCGGCGATGGCCGGACCGCGCGTGCGGCGGTTGATCAGCAAGGCGGCGGCCACGCCCGCGCCCAACAGAGCGACGGCCACCGGCACCTTGTAGCCGGCCAGGGTGACCTTGCCCTCGGCGTCGGGCGTCAGAGCGTAGTCGGCCGGCGGGGCGGGGGCGTAGGGATCGGCCCCGTAGGTGTTTTCAGAGCTCTTGTGGAACAGGCCCGACAGCTTGTCGGACAGGCTGGACAGCAGGCCCTGGCGAGCGGCGGCGGGCGTGCCGTAGGAGGCGTCGTAGGCGGCCATGGGGAGGCTCCGTCAGAAGTGGGAGCCTCGATAACGCGGGGGTGGCGGGGTTGATCC
The window above is part of the Caulobacter soli genome. Proteins encoded here:
- a CDS encoding PA2169 family four-helix-bundle protein, whose amino-acid sequence is MAHTNEDHIKLVNSLVETTIDSADGYAEAAKDADGARFKTLFTQRAQERRSVASDLQGEVRRLGGEPKDDGTILAAAHRVFVNLKDSLTKGDDAVVNEVEAGEDHIKAKFEKALQDTDVDAQTRAAIEKAWTSVKSGHDQMRDIKQSLKH